Part of the Pomacea canaliculata isolate SZHN2017 linkage group LG11, ASM307304v1, whole genome shotgun sequence genome is shown below.
tcgcgaatgtgtcatttcctgtttGGATTCCAATCGTAAAGCTGGGTGTCCGCTGTGTAAATGTGCTATAGTACAGCACTTCTTTATAAGTTTGTCCAAGactgttgacgccctgccgacagactttgtgatggaagcgctggtggagagcgctcgtgtgctgagtaaagatcacctttgttgtgtgtgtgaggacgtcagggcggacttcatctgtatgcagtgtcaggTCATGTTGTGTTCAGCATGTACAAACGACCATAAAAAGCTTTCAGTAAGcagcagtcacgatgtggagagtgtcagcactgtgacacctgaacgtctggctgccagccgccctgcactgtgtgctgaccacggccaCAGACTAGCTGATACGTTTTGCTTCTATCACCGACTCGCTGTCTGCAAATCCTGTAAGTCTGAGCACAGAGAATGCCTGAAGGTGAGTGACCTTCACAATGAAATTGAGACAACTCAAAATTCATTTACCGATCTAACAAAGATTCTTGTAGAAGCGGAGCAGAAGCTAGAGCAGGCTATAGGACAGGTTACGTCACGTctacaggaagttgatgtcagcgaacaagaagacatggcgcaGGTGGACAAGACATGTGACCGACTTCAGAAGCTGGTGGAAGATGTTCGTAAAAAGTTAAAGGACAAGAATCACACGTCACATCTCAAAATCAGGAATTCGTTATGTGCCGTCAAGACTGACCTTAGCAACCGTCTAgggaaggtgacgtcacacaaacaaatTGTGACGCGAGCAGTGGCAGTGTCACCACGTCCTGCACTGATACACATGAGACAgcctctgacagacagggtcaacagccttgagATCAGCTCCGACGTGAACGTAGAGCTGTTAATGAAGCCCTTGTcaagtgaaaaacattttgaaaaagttgTGGGAGGGGTAGAAAGAGAGCTACTCAAGTTGGAGCAGCAGAAAACAGAGTCAAAGGTAAACTATTTTAAAGCGAGAAATTAATTCTGAGGAAAAATGACCTTCTCTATATGTATTGTTGTGTAGATTGTCACAAATTGTTATCTGAGTGGGTGTGTTTCTGTCTCCCTAAGTCCGTGTGtatcgctctttctctctcaatgtGTGTAAATGAGATAGACAAAGAGCGACAGAAattggtgtgtgcgtgtgtgagagaattCTAAAGGAGTTATGTCATCCAAAGGAATTCAGTATGTCATGCAAtgaattgttgttattgttacaaTGAAACACTTGTTCATATATTTTATCCTCAAGACAATTGACATTATTTTACAGTTGACGACACCGCCATCAGTCCTTGTGTTCCATGAAAACTGCGGGACTAACATTCGACTAACAATCTGTAACACGACCGCTAAGAAGATAAACCCAGAGCACATCGGTGATGGAgtggttgtgtcacgtgacgttaTGGTGGCAAACGTCTTGTATGAAGTGATGATGAcacttgatttttattattatttacaataaaataaatatttcaaaggaAATGTTATGTTGCTGctatgtgcttttattttatggcCTAGAGACGAAGAGATAACAAATCTAACatctgtttcatatttttattttaaatcagtaaCAAAAGATTTAGTATTAACCCATCTTAGTATACATTGTGTCTTATCGCGCTTTTCGCGGTGTAGTTTCACTGTAATGTTGATGCAGGTGGCAGTTGACGAAGTGTTAGCAGAAGACGGCTCGTTAAGCCTGGGTGTGATAACAAACCCTCATCCAGGCCTCGTTGTGACGATGTTTATCACAGGCCTTAAAGACTCCGTCATCATCGAGCCCGACTGCGTCTTTCACCAAAAATCAAGTGTAAGTTTCCATGGCAACACGTAGGGTAAAATAGGAAAAGGGCTTGTTTGGTCTATGTGTGACAGATAAagttaaatatgttttaatattttttcttcatcagcATTCTTAACTGTTTCATTTATGTCACTGTTTTAGTGAGTAGGTACAACTCAGCGCCAGGTATTAATTACCcaaatttaatatttcattatcttttgaaaattattgCAGAAAGAGGTCAATAGTACTAACATTAGAGTTGTATGTGAATGTGAAGCTAATAAGTGAGCTGGGATATCTGAGGAGGTCAAGATTGTGACAGTTTCCTAGTAACGCTTATAGAGGTGTGCCTCAGGAATAGAGTGGGATACTACCCTAGATGTGTGGAAATAATATCTTAAGCTAAGGAATATCCAATAAGTAAACCGAAATCAATCACATTAAAGCTTTAATTTTGCTGAGAAAACCAGATTTCAACTAAGTGCACTTTCCTTTGAGaatcacgaaaaaaaaaaaccccaccaaatAACCCTTGCCCTAAACCAATATTTTGCCAATATTTGCCCAATAGATGATTTGCCTCATAGCTCGCAGAGGGGATCATATTTGTCTGTCATTGTtcccagttaaaaaaaaccccaaaaactaACAGGTCACAATAGAATTCTAGTCGGGAATCAACTTGGGGGACTGATGGAATCAAATAATTTCACTTCTAAACCtataatttattaaaagcaTTAGTCATCAGTCATTTGTCTTCAGGTGATGAGCACAATCGGCGAAGGTCTCAAGAGACTTCAAGTCGGGAGTCGAGTTGGGGTCCTGGTGGACACATCCAACGATCTTCACCTCTTCGTCGACGGACAGGACCGGGGTGTTGCAGCAAAAGATGTTAAACAACCTtgttttgctgtctttgatATGTACGGTACAGTTAATAAGGTAAGAGACAGAGGTAAAAGTAACACTATAGAGATGTTTGTTGTTGCCTAGGGAAACTTTAAGGGTCTTTTACATGTTAACATCGAAAATGAACCTTGACATCTGTAAGTCatgaatgatgaaaacaaagccacttttatttcatttttgactaTAGTAACTTACAagtgtactttttttaatacttctttttaaattctttgtttagacATTTTGTTGTGGTTCGTAGTAGAAGAAATAGTAGCAGAAGTAGTAGTAATAGATCCCAGagcttttctttaactttttttttttttttttttttttgtatgtatgtatcgTATTAAACCATGTTTACCTGATCCATGCTACTTTTGTCTTCGTTGAGCAGGTCACAGCACTTCCTCCATCTAGAAGGAtatgaaaaaatgtgaagaacaaGAAGGCTGTGATAGGAACAAGTGAATATGTTCTTGATTTACGACATCAGCCTGGGTATTGATATTGCCGTTGTCAGCCctcatgtatttatttaattcacCTGTTTActatccaaaacaaaaaatgttgaactgtttcgcgttttatttttttctttgttgaagcCCATGAAAAAACTATTAACATGAGACTTTTATTGCAGTTATATCAGCTGCCCTTTACCCCCTCCAGACACAGTTATGTACAGACAAAGATTTTCAAACTGCATCATCCCTCCTGCCCAGTTCCCCTTACAGATTCTTTTCCTACATATATACTTTCTCCCAGGGCAAAATTAAAGTTGGCTCTCACTTGGCCTTCATccgttttgctttgtttttgctaCTCATtatctgaaattatttttcgGCAACCGTAAAAGTGACTAGGTGGTACTGTGAGCTTCTCTTTGATTCTACTCACTCTTTATCTTTATCAATGAAGGTGAAGGTGTGTAGCTCGATCtgcttaaactac
Proteins encoded:
- the LOC112576280 gene encoding E3 ubiquitin-protein ligase TRIM33-like isoform X2, whose protein sequence is MAKQHERECAVCTEEFTTPKILPCGHLLCRECVISCLDSNRKAGCPLCKCAIVQHFFISLSKTVDALPTDFVMEALVESARVLSKDHLCCVCEDVRADFICMQCQVMLCSACTNDHKKLSVSSSHDVESVSTVTPERLAASRPALCADHGHRLADTFCFYHRLAVCKSCKSEHRECLKVSDLHNEIETTQNSFTDLTKILVEAEQKLEQAIGQVTSRLQEVDVSEQEDMAQVDKTCDRLQKLVEDVRKKLKDKNHTSHLKIRNSLCAVKTDLSNRLGKVTSHKQIVTRAVAVSPRPALIHMRQPLTDRVNSLEISSDVNVELLMKPLSSEKHFEKVVGGVERELLKLEQQKTESKLTTPPSVLVFHENCGTNIRLTICNTTAKKINPEHIGDGVVVSRDVMVANVLYEVAVDEVLAEDGSLSLGVITNPHPGLVVTMFITGLKDSVIIEPDCVFHQKSSVMSTIGEGLKRLQVGSRVGVLVDTSNDLHLFVDGQDRGVAAKDVKQPCFAVFDMYGTVNKVTALPPSRRI
- the LOC112576280 gene encoding E3 ubiquitin-protein ligase TRIM33-like isoform X1, translated to MAKQHERECAVCTEEFTTPKILPCGHLLCRECVISCLDSNRKAGCPLCKCAIVQHFFISLSKTVDALPTDFVMEALVESARVLSKDHLCCVCEDVRADFICMQCQVMLCSACTNDHKKLSVSSSHDVESVSTVTPERLAASRPALCADHGHRLADTFCFYHRLAVCKSCKSEHRECLKVSDLHNEIETTQNSFTDLTKILVEAEQKLEQAIGQVTSRLQEVDVSEQEDMAQVDKTCDRLQKLVEDVRKKLKDKNHTSHLKIRNSLCAVKTDLSNRLGKVTSHKQIVTRAVAVSPRPALIHMRQPLTDRVNSLEISSDVNVELLMKPLSSEKHFEKVVGGVERELLKLEQQKTESKLTTPPSVLVFHENCGTNIRLTICNTTAKKINPEHIGDGVVVSRDVMVANVLYEVAVDEVLAEDGSLSLGVITNPHPGLVVTMFITGLKDSVIIEPDCVFHQKSSVMSTIGEGLKRLQVGSRVGVLVDTSNDLHLFVDGQDRGVAAKDVKQPCFAVFDMYGTVNKVRDRGKSNTIEMFVVA